The Eriocheir sinensis breed Jianghai 21 chromosome 4, ASM2467909v1, whole genome shotgun sequence genome has a segment encoding these proteins:
- the LOC127009215 gene encoding translation elongation factor 2-like, translated as MVNFTVEEIRELMDKKKNIRNMSVIAHVDHGKSTLTDSLVSKAGIIASSRAGETRFTDTRKDEQERCITIKSTAISMYFKLGDENVELITHPDQREKGETGFLINLIDSPGHVDFSSEVTAALRVTDGALVVVDCVSGVCVQTETVLRQAIAERIKPVLFMNKMDRALLELQLEQEELYQTFQRIVENVNVIIATYNDDAGPMGEMRVDPSKGSVGFGSGLHGWAFSVKEFADIYSSMFKVPAGKLMTKLWGENFFNKKTKKWSTTKSSDNERAFNTYILDPIFKLFDAIMNFKKDETQKLLDTLKIKLTSEDRDKEGKPLLKVVMRTWLPAGDTLFHMITIHLPSPVTAQKYRAEMLYEGPSDDVCCTGIKNCDAEAPLMMYISKMVPTSDKGRFYAFGRVFSGKVGSGQKVRIMGPNFVPGKKEDLYEKSIQRSILMMGRFVEAIEDVPAGNICGLVGVDQYLVKTGTITTSKDAHNMKVMKFSVSPVVRVAVEPKNPSDLPKLVEGLKRLSKSDPMVQCIIEESGEHIVAGAGELHLEICLKDLEEDHACVPLKKTDPVVSYRETVGAESTELCLSKSPNKHNRLYMKAGPMPEGLAEDIENGKVTPRDDPKTRKTFLCENYQFDATDAMKIWTFGPESTGANLLIDVTKGVQYLNEIKDSCVAGFQWATKEGVLCDENMRAVRFNLHDVTLHADAIHRGGGQIIPTTRRVLYACVLTAQPRLQEPVYLCEIQCPEAAVGGIYGVLNRRRGVVFEEMQVVGTPMFVVKAHLPVNESFGFTADLRSNTGGQAFPQCVFDHWQEMPGNPMDTTGSSKPYQIVVDTRKRKGLKEGLPDLTNYLDKL; from the exons ATG GTGAACTTCACAGTGGAAGAGATCCGGGAGTTGatggacaagaagaagaacatcCGGAATATGTCCGTGATTGCCCATGTCGACCATGGCAAGTCAACTCTGACCGACTCACTCGTGTCTAAAGCGGGTATCATTGCCTCCTCCCGGGCAGGCGAGACCCGCTTTACAGACACCAGAAAAGATGAACAAGAGCGTTGCATTACCATCAAGTCAAC TGCCATTTCCATGTACTTCAAGCTAGGTGACGAAAACGTAGAACTGATTACCCACCCTGACCAGAGGGAAAAGGGCGAGACTGGTTTCCTCATCAACCTGATTGACTCCCCGGGCCACGTTGACTTCTCCTCTGAGGTGACTGCCGCCCTGCGTGTCACTGATGgagccctggtggtggtggactgcGTCTCAG gtgtgtgtgtgcagacggaGACTGTGCTGCGCCAGGCTATTGCTGAGCGCATCAAGCCAGTACTGTTCATGAACAAGATGGACCGCGCTCTGCTCGAGCTTCAGCTAGAACAGGAGGAGCTCTACCAAACCTTCCAA CGTATTGTAGAGAATGTGAATGTGATCATCGCCACCTACAACGACGATGCCGGACCCATGGGTGAAATGCGTGTTGACCCCAGCAAGGGCTCTGTTGGATTTGGCTCTGGTCTCCACGGATGGGCCTTCTCTGTCAAGGAGTTCGCCGACATTTATTCGTCCATGTTCAAGGTTCCTGCTGGCAAGCTTATGACCAA GCTGTGGGGAGAAAACTTCTTCAACAAGAAGACCAAGAAATGGTCCACCACCAAAAGCTCAGACAACGAGCGTGCCTTCAACACCTACATTCTTGACCCTATTTTCAAGCTGTTTGATGCCATCATGAATTTCAAG AAAGATGAGACCCAGAAGCTGTTGGACACACTTAAGATCAAGCTCACGAGTGAAGACCGTGACAAGGAAGGAAAGCCTCTGCTCAAGGTAGTGATGCGCACCTGGCTCCCAGCTGGGGACACACTCTTCCACATGATCACCATCCATCTGCCTTCCCCTGTAACTGCTCAGAAGTACCGTGCTGAGATGCTGTATGAAGGACCTAGCGACGACGTCTGCTGCACCGGCATTAAGAACTGTGACGCCGAGGCTCCCCTCATGATGTACATTTCCAAGATGGTGCCTACCTCAGACAAGGGCCGCTTCTACGCCTTTGGCCGTGTCTTCTCCGGCAAGGTTGGCAGCGGCCAGAAGGTGCGCATCATGGGCCCCAACTTTGTCccaggaaagaaagaggatttgTATGAGAAGTCCATCCAGAGGTCCATTCTCATGATGGGTCGCTTTGTTGAGGCCATTGAGGATGTCCCAGCTGGTAACATCTGCGGTCTTGTGGGTGTTGATCAGTATCTGGTTAAGACGGGCACCATCACCACAAGCAAGGATGCCCACAACATGAAGGTGATGAAGTTCAGCGTGTCACCTGTCGTGCGTGTTGCTGTCGAACCCAAGAACCCATCTGACCTGCCCAAGCTGGTGGAAGGCTTGAAACG tctcTCCAAGTCTGACCCTATGGTTCAGTGTATCATCGAAGAGTCTGGAGAGCACATTGTTGCTGGTGCTGGCGAGCTGCATCTTGAGATTTGCCTGAAG gaTCTGGAGGAAGACCATGCCTGTGTCCCACTGAAGAAGACTGACCCAGTGGTGTCCTACCGTGAGACTGTAGGGGCTGAGTCAACTGAACTCTGCTTGTCCAAGTCCCCCAACAAGCACAACCGTCTGTACATGAAGGCTGGACCCATGCCCGAAGGTCTGGCTGAGGATATTGAAAATGGCAAGGTTACCCCACGTGATGACCCCAAGACAAGGAAGACCTTCCTCTGTGAGAACTACCAGTTTGATGCCACTGATGCCATGAAGATCTGGACCTTTGGTCCTGAATCTACTGGAGCCAACCTTTTGATTGATGTTACCAAGGGAGTACAGTACCTTAATGAAATCAAGGATTCCTGTGTCGCTGGCTTCCAGTGGGCCACCAAAGAGGGTGTGCTCTGCGACGAAAACATGAGGGCTGTCCGCTTCAACCTCCATGACGTTACCCTGCACGCTGATGCCATCCATCGTGGTGGTGGCCAGATCATTCCAACGACCCGCCGTGTCTTGTACGCCTGTGTACTAACTGCGCAGCCCCGCCTCCAGGAGCCTGTGTACCTCTGTGAGATTCAGTGCCCTGAGGCTGCTGTGGGTGGCATCTATGGTGTGCTGAACAGGCGACGTGGTGTTGTCTTTGAGGAGATGCAGGTGGTGGGCACCCCTATGTTTGTTGTCAAGGCTCATCTTCCTGTGAACGAGTCCTTCGGTTTCACTGCTGACCTCCGCTCCAACACCGGCGGTCAGGCCTTCCCTCAGTGCGTCTTTGACCACTGGCAGGAGATGCCCGGCAACCCCATGGATACAACTGGCAGCAGCAAGCCCTACCAGATTGTTGTTGACACCAGGAAGCGGAAGGGCTTGAAAGAAGGCCTGCCTGATCTTACCAACTACCTGGATAAATTGTAA